The window CCCACGGGTTCGCCTGTTTGTTGGTGACGACGCCCTCGAGCCCCCCGGCGGCGACCAGCGCGAGCTCGAACTGGGCGCAGCCGAACCGGCGGACGTCGCCGAACCGCTCGACGAGCGCACGGGCAGCCCGGCCGTACTCGCCGCGGTGGTCGAAATCCCACCAGAAGGTCGGACAGGTCGTCGCCATATCGGGGTCCTCGTAGTCGCTGACCGACAGTTTTCGTCCGTTGCGGAACGCGCCCTCGGGGCCGACGCGGTAGGTGTCCCCGAGCGCGGGGAAGACGTTCGCCCCGGCGACGGGTTCGCCGTCGACGACTGCCGCGACGGCCGTTCCGAACGCCCGGATGCCGGCGACGTAGTTGTTCGTCCCGTCGATGGGGTCGACGATCCAGGACGGCCCGTCCTCCGGGACGGCCTTCAGTTCCTCGTCTTCCTCGCCGACGATCGGGTCGTCGGGGAACGCCGCGCGAATCGTCTCGACGACGCGCTCCTGGGCCTCGCGATCGGCCTGGGTGACGACGTCGGTCTTGCCGTCTTTCGTGGCGATGTCGAGGCTGCCGCGAAAAGAATCGGCGGCGACCTCGGCACCGGCTTCGGCCGCTTCGAGGGCGACGGATGCACGATCCGATTGCTCGCTCATTGCCGAAGGATCACTCCGGCGGCGAAAAGGTGTAGCGATTCGTGACGATCAGGGCTCGGCCCTCGGCCTTCGGCCCGATTCGCGTCCGCCCGGCGTCGGGCATCGACCGATCAACAGTCGCGCTCGAGGCGCAGGTCCGCGACCGGGTCGCCGACCGGCCCGTCGACCGTCACCGGCTGCTCGACGTGATACAGCCGCACCGTCTCCGGTTCGCCGTCGGAGGTGGAATCGTCCGCCACCCGGCGACAGCGGTAGTCGGCCAGGGGCTCGTAGTGAGCGTCGCCGCCGTAGCGCAGGTCGGTACCGTACCG of the Halobiforma lacisalsi AJ5 genome contains:
- a CDS encoding inositol monophosphatase family protein, which produces MSEQSDRASVALEAAEAGAEVAADSFRGSLDIATKDGKTDVVTQADREAQERVVETIRAAFPDDPIVGEEDEELKAVPEDGPSWIVDPIDGTNNYVAGIRAFGTAVAAVVDGEPVAGANVFPALGDTYRVGPEGAFRNGRKLSVSDYEDPDMATTCPTFWWDFDHRGEYGRAARALVERFGDVRRFGCAQFELALVAAGGLEGVVTNKQANPWDTVAGVAMIREAGGVVTDLEGNRWRHDSHGLVASNGGIHDELLEAANEIEIEIEADD